Below is a window of Myxococcus guangdongensis DNA.
GGGGCCTGGGTGGCGGGGAAGATTTGTTCCTGGGAGGTGCCGGCCATGCGGCGCGCGTCGAGCCCCGCGGAGAGCTGATGGGCGCCGCCCGCGCTCCAGGTGGGCGCGGTCCAGACGAGGGATGCGCCCTGGTCATTGGCGGGGACATCCTGGGAGGCGGCGAGGGCCTCGGTGGCGCGGTCCTGCGCGACGCGGGCGCGGTCCTGCTCGAAGCGGAGCGCGCGGCCGAAGAGGTCGAGGGTGAAGGTGCCGCGGGCCTCGGTCTGGAGGCGCGCGCTCGCGCCGAACAGGGCCAGCTCCACGCGGGCGGTGGTGAAGCGGGTGCCTCCGTTCTGGTTCTCGCGGAAGAGATTGGCGCGGGCGGAGAGGGTGAGCGTGTCGGTGGGTTGGGCTTCCACGCGGCCGTTGAGCACGACGTGGTTGCTGGGCGTGTCGCTGTCGATGGCGCCGCGCTGGCCCGGGCTGACGATGCGATAGCCGTTGCTGGTGAGCAGCTCGGTCTCCAGGGCCGCGGCGATGGGGCCCCAGCGCTGGGCGCCACGTGCGGCGACGAGGCCGGTGCCCCGGTTGCCATAGGCGACGTCGGCGTCGAGGGTGGGGCCGGTGATGGGGCGGGAGATGAGCTGCACGACGCCGCCGAGCGCGGAGCTGCCGTAGAGGGCGGAGCCACCACCGGGGACGACCTCGATGCGGTCGAGGCCGAGTCGAGGCAGGGAGCGCCAGAAGACCCAGCCGCCGAGCGGGTCATTGACGGGGACGCCGTCGAGGAGGACGAGCGTGCGCGCGACGCCGGAGGGCGCGAGGCCGCGCAGGTTGAGTCCCTGCGCGGTGGGGTCGGAGACGAGGCTCGGCGTCCGACGGAAGGTGGCCACGGACGGCAGCGAGCGGACCAGCGTGTCCTGGGTCAGCGTGGGGCTGCGGTCGATCTCCTCGCGAGGCAGCACCACGGTGGTGGCGGGCACGTCGCGGATGGGGCGCGGCAACCGCGTGCCCGTGACGACGGTGCGCGAGGTATCGCCAGGTTCTTCGGAGGGCGTGGAGTCGGGGGAGCCCGTGGGCTCCGGAGGCGCGGGAGCGACGAGGCCGGGCGGCGGTGCGTTCGTCTCGGAGTCGGTGGACTGTGCCCACGTCGCGGACGCGAGCAGCGCGCCTGGAAGCAGGAGGTATCCACGGAGCTTCGACGAGGTGAGGCGAGACGACCTGCGAGGCATGTTCGGGAAGTCCCTTCCGTTGCGAGGCGCGCTGACTCAGTATGCGCGGGCCGCGCACCGAGTCATGGCTCGAGTATCGCGAGAGGCCACGGTCCCATGTGACTTCGTCCGATGGGCGACGTGAAGCGCGGAGGCGCCTCCGATGTGCAAGTCAGAGACAGCCGCACGAGAAGGACACAGCCCCGAGGGCGTCCTGCGCATCCTCGAGGCCCGGAGACTCGATGCGCTGGACTGTGCGCTCGTCATCGAAGTGGCGGGGCGCCACCATGAGCTGCGTGCCGAGCGAGTGGGACAGAGCCCCTCGTTCGGCATGTCGGTGGGTGACTTCTCTCCGAGCCAGCGCTTCCGCGAGCTGCGGCTCAGCGCGCATCAGGTGCAGCAACTGGTTCGAGCAGCGGTCCTCGTCCACCGCGGAGAGCCCCTGTCTCTGCCCGTGGAGTTCTCGGGTGAGCCGTCACCCGTCTGATTCACGCGGCGCGAGTCCGCGCACCGTGAGCACCGCCGTGTCGACCTCCGCGAGGATGCGGCGAGCGTGGTGCAGGAAGACCTCGCCGGCCGGCAGCAGGCGCATGCCCTGG
It encodes the following:
- a CDS encoding TonB-dependent receptor, encoding MPRRSSRLTSSKLRGYLLLPGALLASATWAQSTDSETNAPPPGLVAPAPPEPTGSPDSTPSEEPGDTSRTVVTGTRLPRPIRDVPATTVVLPREEIDRSPTLTQDTLVRSLPSVATFRRTPSLVSDPTAQGLNLRGLAPSGVARTLVLLDGVPVNDPLGGWVFWRSLPRLGLDRIEVVPGGGSALYGSSALGGVVQLISRPITGPTLDADVAYGNRGTGLVAARGAQRWGPIAAALETELLTSNGYRIVSPGQRGAIDSDTPSNHVVLNGRVEAQPTDTLTLSARANLFRENQNGGTRFTTARVELALFGASARLQTEARGTFTLDLFGRALRFEQDRARVAQDRATEALAASQDVPANDQGASLVWTAPTWSAGGAHQLSAGLDARRMAGTSQEQIFPATQAPEALIAREAGGTQWSGGVFLQDLYAPIPALELSAALRLDAWRNTRGLQRVERVNGATDTTAYDDRTEHQLSPRLGLRVSPWDSVTFRASGYRAFRAPTLNELYRPFQVGTVLTAANADLSAERLWGAEAGVEVEPLRALTARVTGFWNVLEDPITNVTLPGNAGRQRQNLGRARVRGVEASVDWRLSRRWTTLLAYTFVDPTVTKAPGQPELVGRQLAQDPRHRGAASVTFEDPRLFTTTVQLRVIGPQFEDDLNERGMGGTLVVDAAVSRRLFWKVDLFAAVENLFDREYLAGRAGVDTLGPPLLARVGLRLRDAP